In Pseudomonadaceae bacterium SI-3, the sequence GGGCACTGGTTTGACCGCGTCACGGGCGCTGTATTGATTGGTCTTGGCGTTCGGCTGGCGGCAAGCGAGATCGCCTGATCGGCCGAGCCGGTCCTTGCGTGAACTTTGTCTCCGCAGGTTGAACAACTGTGCAGCCAGATGTCCGAAGAGGACAGCGGTACGGCCAGGTCGCGCTAGCGGCCTGCGCCAACAGCTAGCGAGCGTCTCATAACATCTATAACAGGAAGCCCTATGTTGCAGACACGAGTGATCAAACCCGCCGCCAACGCCTACCAGTACCCCCTGTTGATCAAGAGCCTGCTGTTGTCGGGGCAGCGCTACGAGCGCACCCGCGAGATCGTCTATCGCGATCAACTGCGTTTCGACTATCGCACCCTCGGCGAGCGCATTGCCCGGCTTGCCAACGTGCTGACCAACGCGGGAGTAAAGGCGGGTGACACGGTGGCGGTGATGGATTGGGACAGCCATCGCTACCTCGAATGTATGTTTGCGATTCCGATGATCGGGGCGGTGGTTCATACCATCAACGTGCGGCTATCGCCCGAGCAGATTCTTTACACCATGAATCATGCTGAGGACCGCTTCGTTCTCGTCAATAGCGAGTTCGCGCCGCTGTACCACGCAATCGCCGGGCAGCTGACAACGGTCGACAAGACATTGCTGATCACCGATGCCGACGACAAGCAGTGCGATTTGCCTAACTGCATCGGTGAGTACGAGAGCTTGCTGGCGGCCGCCGAGGCCAAGTACGACTTCCCGGATTTTGACGAAAACTCGGTGGCGACCACGTTCTACACCACCGGTACCACCGGTGACCCCAAGGGCGTCTATTTCACGCACCGTCAGCTAGTTCTGCACACGCTGGCCGGTGCGGTGACGGTCGGCTGTCGCGAGAACCCTCAGCTGATGGCGGCGGGCGACGTGTATATGCCGATTACGCCGATGTTCCACGTGCACGCCTGGGGTTTGCCCTATGTGGCGACGATGTTGGGCCTCAAGCAGGTTTATCCGGGGCGCTATGATCCGGAGCTGCTGATCGAGCTCTGGCGTCGAGAGAAGGTCACCTTTTCTCATTGCGTACCGACCATCGTGCAGATGCTGCTCAAAGCCAAGGCGGCGCAGGGCACCGACTTCGGCGGCTGGAAGATCACCATCGGCGGCAGTGCGCTCACCCGCGGCCTTTACGAGTCGGCTCGGGCATGTGGCATGCAATTGGTGGCGGCGTATGGGATGTCGGAAACCTGCCCATTGATTTCCGGCGCCCATATCAACGACGAGCTGCGCAACGCCAGTGAGGACGAACAGACCACCTATCGCCTCAAGGCCGGGATCCCGGTGGTGCTGGTCGACGCCGCAATCCAGGCGGCTGACGGCAGTTTTCTTCCGGCCGATGGCGTGTCCCAAGGTGAGCTGGTGCTTCGGGCCCCCTGGCTGACGCAGGGCTATGCGGGCAATCCGGAGAAGAGCGAAGAGCTGTGGGCGGGCGGTTGGCTGCATACCGGTGACGTGGCCACCCTCGACGAAATGGGCAACATCGACATTCGTGACCGCATCAAGGACGTCATCAAGACGGGCGGTGAGTGGATTTCATCCTTGGCGCTGGAAGGTCTGATCAGTCGGCACGATGCCGTGCGCGACGTGGCGGTGGTAGGCGTGCCAGATGAGCGCTGGGGCGAACGACCCTTCGCCTTGCTGGTGCTCTGTGAAGGCAAGCAGCTAGACGCGCGCGCATTGCAAGCGTTCCTTGAGCCAGCAGTTGAGCAGGGGCAGCTCAACAAATGGGCGATTCCGCAGCAGATCGCCGTCGTCGAGGATATTCCCAAGACCAGCGTCGGTAAGCTTGATAAGAAGCGTATCCGTTTGGACATCGCACGTTGGCTGGAAGACGGCAGTAGCGCCATCTCTTCGGTGTAGGTTTGGCTGTTCTGGCTCGACTAGTAGTCGCCTCGGGGCGAAACACGGTCGAGCTTGGCTTCCTGTGCTTGAGCTCACGGCTTCGTCGGGACGCTCCGGTTCTGCGGGCGGACGGGTGTTACTCTAGCGACGAATTTCCAGCCTGTGCGTTCGGCAGGTTGGCGTCCCGTAGATGAAGGAAGTAAACATGAAATCGATCAGTAACCTGACCGCACTTGCCGCCACCCTTGCGCTGCTGGTTGGCTGTACCAACAATCCTTATACCGGCGAGCGCGAAGCTGGCAAGGCCGGCATTTATGGCGGCATCGGTGCGGTCAGTGGTGCGGTAATCGGCGCAGCAACCTCCAGCAAAAAGGACCGTGCCAAAGGCGCGTTGATCGGCGCCACCGTCGGTGGGGCCGCTGGCGGAGGCTATGGTTACTACGTCGATACCCAGGAAGCCAAGTTGCGCCAGACGTTGCAGGGCACAGGCGTACAAGTGCAGCGCCAAGGCGATAACCTGACGCTGATCATGCCCGGCAACATTACCTTTGCAAGCAATTCAGCTGACATTTCCAGTAGCTTCTATCCGACGCTTAATTCACTGGTTCAAGTGTTCAAAGAGTTCAATAAGAACGGTGTCGACATCATCGGCCATACCGACAGTACCGGCTCGCAGCAACTGAATCAGGACCTTTCAAATCGCCGCGCGCGTAGCGTTGCCAATTATCTGGAAGGCAACGGCGTGCCTGGTTCACGTATCTCATCTTATGGTGCCGGGTCGAGCCAGCCGATCGCCAGCAACGATACCGCTGCTGGGCGCGCACAGAACCGTCGTGTAGAGATTAATCTGCGCCCACTGTAAGCGGCTAAGCGCAAGCGAGACTGCCAGTGCTCGCTTGCGTCATTTGCGTGGCGTCAGCTTTACGGCTGATTGTCGCCTCTATTGAACCTCTGAACGATCTACGACTCTGAAGCTTGTGACAGCGAGCCATGTAGTGGCACTGAGGAGGTCGAATGGATGATCGTTCCGCTCTCCATTCTCGTAAGCCTTGGCTGCCATTGGTAGTGACGCTGGCCCTGATGGTAGGGCTCGGAGGATGGGTTGGCTGGCAATGGCATGTTCAGGAAATGCGGGTGCGCGCCGAGCAGGCCCAGCGATTCAATCTGGCGGTCAATGACGTTGAAAGCACTCTGCGTGAGCGTATGCGCGCGTACGAGATGGTTTTACGAGGCCTGGCGGGGCTTTTCGTCGGGAGTGATGCGGTCAGTCTGCAGGACTGGAATCGGGCTTCCGACCAGCTTCAGCTCCAGGATTTCTACCCCGGCATCCAAGCCATTGCTCTGGCCCGCTATGCGCGCGCAGAGAACCTGAGCGTTCTGCTCGCGAAGATTCGCGAGGGAGGGCGTGATTTCCGCATCTATCCCCGGGGTGAGCGCAGCGAATACCTGATCGTGGATTACATTCATCCGCTTGATTGGCGTAACCGTCGAGTGCTGGGTTTTGACATGCTAAGTGAGGAAACGCGCAAGCAAGCCGTGATGGCCGCGCGCAACATCGGCACTCCGATGCTCACCGGCCCGTTGCGGCTCAAGCAGGAAACCGAGCAGAACGCGCAAGTAGGCATTCTGTTGTAT encodes:
- a CDS encoding long-chain fatty acid--CoA ligase is translated as MLQTRVIKPAANAYQYPLLIKSLLLSGQRYERTREIVYRDQLRFDYRTLGERIARLANVLTNAGVKAGDTVAVMDWDSHRYLECMFAIPMIGAVVHTINVRLSPEQILYTMNHAEDRFVLVNSEFAPLYHAIAGQLTTVDKTLLITDADDKQCDLPNCIGEYESLLAAAEAKYDFPDFDENSVATTFYTTGTTGDPKGVYFTHRQLVLHTLAGAVTVGCRENPQLMAAGDVYMPITPMFHVHAWGLPYVATMLGLKQVYPGRYDPELLIELWRREKVTFSHCVPTIVQMLLKAKAAQGTDFGGWKITIGGSALTRGLYESARACGMQLVAAYGMSETCPLISGAHINDELRNASEDEQTTYRLKAGIPVVLVDAAIQAADGSFLPADGVSQGELVLRAPWLTQGYAGNPEKSEELWAGGWLHTGDVATLDEMGNIDIRDRIKDVIKTGGEWISSLALEGLISRHDAVRDVAVVGVPDERWGERPFALLVLCEGKQLDARALQAFLEPAVEQGQLNKWAIPQQIAVVEDIPKTSVGKLDKKRIRLDIARWLEDGSSAISSV